TCATCAATCACATCTTGCATTCCGTGCTCAATAATTGTCCCGCAAAGAATGTAGAGCATATCTCCAAGTGCATCTGCCACTTCCACAACATCTCCTTTTTTAGCCGCTTCCAAATATTCTCCATTTTCTTCAGCCATCAAGTCAAATCTCAATTTTTCCAATCCATCCTTTAATTTTCCAATTGGCTTTTCAGAATTTCCAAGTTTATAGATTCTATGAAATTCTTCTACACATTCTATCTTTCTTTTCATATATTTTTTTATTTCCCTTTCAAAATTTATATTAAAATCATCGTGCTTATTATAAGCAAAATCAGTATTTTCACAATATCCGTATACAAAACTGCCGCCACATAAAATCTTGTTTTCTCCAGAAATTCAGTTTCATTATTTTCTAAAACTTTTATTTTTATCATTTTTTTTATTTTTTTTGAATCAAAAATTATTAAAATTATTACGAGAAATAACGATATTATTAGCAATATTACAGGTAAAATTCCAATATTTTTCTGAAACAAAACTTTTATTACTGAAGAAAAAATTGATAAATTTAATCCAGTTAAAAGCGAATAAACTACAAAACTTGACTTTATAATTTTTTTGCTTTTGTTAATTATAATTTTATACAAAAAAAATGTTAAAAAAATTTCTAAAATAATTATTGCAATAAATAAAAACGACATTTTATCCAAAACTTGCTTCATCTTAAAAATATACATAATTTTATACATTTCAGCCTGTAAATTTAACATATGTGACAGCAGAATAGAAATCATTATTCCACAAAACACCCAAATCTTACTGTTTGTAATTTCATCGTTAATAAATTTTTCCAAATCACCATTTAATTTATCTT
This genomic stretch from Leptotrichia sp. oral taxon 218 harbors:
- a CDS encoding nucleoside triphosphate pyrophosphohydrolase family protein — encoded protein: MKRKIECVEEFHRIYKLGNSEKPIGKLKDGLEKLRFDLMAEENGEYLEAAKKGDVVEVADALGDMLYILCGTIIEHGMQDVIDEVFEEIHRSNLSKLDENGNPIYREDGKVIKGPNYFPPNLKQFFEKK